A window of Actinomadura rubteroloni contains these coding sequences:
- a CDS encoding Mrp/NBP35 family ATP-binding protein, with amino-acid sequence MASQLTTEQVTAALATVNDPEIRKPITELDMVKSVDIAPDGTVSVGIFLTVAGCPMKDTLTRNVTEAVSRLDGVTSVAVELDVMNEEQRKALQTKLRGGEAAKEIPFAKPNSLTKVYAVASGKGGVGKSSVTVNLAAALAAQGRKVGVVDADIYGHSVPRMLGVEHAPTKVEDMIMPPTAHDVKVISVGMFTAGNQPVVWRGPMLHRALQQFLADVYWGDLDILLMDLPPGTGDIAISVAQLLPSAEILVVTTPQQAAAEVAERAGAIAAQTHQQVVGVIENMSYLTCAHCGERQEIFGSGGGQAVADALATTLGTRVPLLGQVPIDARLREGGDNGTPLVLGDPDAEAAKELRKIADSLGGRSRGLAGMSLGISPKGR; translated from the coding sequence ATGGCCTCCCAGCTAACGACGGAGCAGGTGACCGCGGCGCTCGCGACCGTGAACGATCCTGAGATCCGCAAGCCCATCACCGAGCTCGACATGGTGAAGAGCGTCGACATCGCGCCGGACGGCACGGTCAGCGTCGGCATCTTCCTCACCGTGGCGGGCTGTCCGATGAAGGACACCCTCACCCGCAACGTCACGGAGGCCGTGAGTCGTCTGGACGGCGTGACCTCGGTCGCCGTCGAGCTGGACGTCATGAACGAGGAGCAGCGCAAGGCGCTCCAGACCAAGCTGCGCGGCGGCGAGGCCGCCAAGGAGATCCCGTTCGCCAAGCCGAACTCGCTGACCAAGGTCTACGCGGTCGCGAGCGGCAAGGGCGGCGTCGGCAAGTCGTCGGTCACGGTGAACCTGGCGGCGGCGCTGGCCGCGCAGGGCCGCAAGGTCGGCGTGGTGGACGCCGACATCTACGGCCACTCGGTGCCGCGCATGCTCGGCGTCGAGCACGCGCCCACCAAGGTCGAGGACATGATCATGCCTCCGACCGCGCACGACGTGAAGGTGATCTCGGTCGGGATGTTCACCGCCGGGAACCAGCCGGTCGTGTGGCGCGGGCCGATGCTGCACCGCGCGCTCCAGCAGTTCCTCGCGGACGTGTACTGGGGCGACCTGGACATCCTGCTGATGGACCTGCCGCCCGGCACCGGCGACATCGCCATCTCGGTGGCGCAGCTCCTGCCGTCCGCCGAGATCCTGGTCGTGACGACGCCGCAGCAGGCCGCCGCCGAGGTCGCCGAGCGCGCCGGGGCCATCGCCGCGCAGACGCACCAGCAGGTCGTCGGCGTGATCGAGAACATGTCGTACCTGACCTGCGCGCACTGCGGCGAGCGGCAGGAGATCTTCGGCTCGGGCGGCGGGCAGGCGGTCGCGGACGCGCTCGCCACGACGCTCGGCACCCGCGTCCCGCTGCTCGGGCAGGTCCCGATCGACGCGCGGCTGCGCGAGGGCGGCGACAACGGCACCCCGCTCGTCCTCGGCGACCCCGACGCCGAGGCCGCCAAGGAGCTGCGGAAGATCGCCGACTCGCTCGGCGGCCGGTCGCGCGGGCTGGCCGGCATGTCCCTCGGGATCTCGCCCAAGGGCCGCTGA
- a CDS encoding TetR/AcrR family transcriptional regulator, with protein sequence MGRWVPDARGRLERAALELYAEHGYERTTVAEIAARAGLTERTFFRHFADKREVLFGGAEPLRDLIVRTAAEAPASAAPITVAAAAVEAVGVVLGERRTAARQRQAVIDAHPELRERELIKLAALGDALAGALRDRGVPDLAAALAAEAGLAAFKVAADRWIHGPDGEPLAAGIREAFAELKTITAG encoded by the coding sequence ATGGGGCGATGGGTGCCGGACGCGCGCGGCCGGCTGGAACGGGCGGCGCTGGAGCTGTACGCCGAGCACGGCTACGAGCGGACGACCGTCGCCGAGATCGCCGCCCGCGCGGGCCTCACCGAGCGCACGTTCTTCCGCCACTTCGCCGACAAGCGCGAAGTGCTGTTCGGCGGGGCCGAGCCGCTCCGGGACCTGATCGTGCGGACGGCCGCCGAGGCGCCCGCGTCCGCCGCGCCGATCACGGTCGCGGCGGCGGCGGTCGAGGCCGTCGGCGTGGTCCTCGGGGAGCGCCGGACGGCGGCGCGGCAGCGGCAGGCCGTCATCGACGCCCATCCCGAGCTGCGCGAACGCGAGCTGATCAAGCTGGCGGCGCTCGGGGACGCGCTGGCCGGCGCCCTGCGCGACCGGGGCGTCCCCGACCTCGCCGCCGCGCTCGCCGCCGAAGCGGGCCTCGCCGCGTTCAAGGTCGCCGCCGACCGGTGGATCCACGGGCCGGACGGGGAGCCGCTGGCCGCCGGGATCCGGGAGGCGTTCGCCGAGCTGAAGACGATCACCGCCGGCTGA
- a CDS encoding SDR family oxidoreductase has translation MRVLITGATGWIGSALVPELLGAGHQVVGLARSDASAAALAAAGAEVRRGSLDDLDVLGAAAADSDGVAHLAFKHDVAFGQGDFAAAATADRRAVETIGAALAGSDRPFTIASGTVGIAPPGRVATEADGLGTFPLLPEGPRARQATALYTLSLAATGVRSSVVRLAPTTHGDGDQGFMATLIAVAREKGLAGYIGDGANRWPAGHRLDAARLFRLALEKAPAGSVLHANADEGVPIREIAEVIGRHLGVPAASVSPEDAPAHFGWLAAFIGADAPASSAATRELLGWEPTQPGLLEDLDKGHYFGG, from the coding sequence ATGCGCGTTCTCATCACCGGCGCGACCGGCTGGATCGGTTCCGCCCTCGTCCCCGAACTGCTCGGCGCGGGCCACCAGGTCGTCGGCCTGGCCCGCTCGGACGCCTCCGCCGCCGCCCTCGCCGCGGCCGGGGCCGAGGTCCGCCGGGGCTCGCTGGACGACCTCGACGTCCTCGGCGCCGCCGCCGCCGACTCCGACGGCGTCGCCCACCTCGCGTTCAAGCACGACGTCGCCTTCGGCCAGGGCGACTTCGCCGCCGCCGCGACGGCCGACCGCCGCGCCGTCGAGACGATCGGCGCGGCGCTGGCGGGCTCGGACCGTCCGTTCACGATCGCGTCCGGCACCGTCGGCATCGCCCCGCCCGGCCGGGTCGCCACCGAGGCGGACGGCCTCGGAACGTTCCCCCTGCTGCCCGAAGGCCCGCGCGCCCGGCAGGCCACGGCGCTCTACACGCTGTCCCTGGCGGCGACGGGCGTCCGGTCGTCCGTCGTGCGGCTCGCCCCGACGACGCACGGCGACGGCGACCAGGGCTTCATGGCGACGCTGATCGCCGTCGCCCGCGAGAAGGGCCTCGCCGGCTACATCGGCGACGGCGCCAACCGCTGGCCCGCCGGGCACCGGCTGGACGCGGCGCGGCTGTTCCGGCTAGCGCTGGAGAAGGCCCCGGCGGGGTCGGTGCTGCACGCGAACGCCGACGAGGGGGTGCCGATCCGGGAGATCGCCGAGGTCATCGGCCGCCACCTCGGCGTCCCGGCGGCGTCGGTCTCACCCGAGGACGCGCCCGCGCACTTCGGCTGGCTGGCCGCGTTCATCGGGGCCGACGCCCCGGCGTCCAGCGCGGCGACCCGGGAGCTTCTGGGCTGGGAGCCGACGCAGCCCGGACTGCTGGAGGACCTGGACAAGGGGCACTACTTCGGCGGCTGA